CTTCATATGGGTATTTTGCAGGTTGCAATGGCTCCAAAATAAACTTCCGACAAAACTGCTAAAAGAAGCTCTGTCATGTGTAATGTAGCCATATGTTTGTGGATTTCCGTGGATTACTGTGTGAATCCTGAGCCAATATAAAACCTTATACaagaacaaagtaaaacaattgcATGCTGATGCAAGCATAGCTACTGTTGCAAAAGTAAAGATTTGGTTCCTGGGATTTAGCTTCTAGAAGTAAAAGGTGTTTGTGCATTTCAGAGTACTCACTGAGGCATAAAGTCTCCCTCTTTTGTTCATAGCCAGGTATCTCCCAGAGAACAGTCCTTTGATGGCGACAATTCCCACATCCACGGCGGTTATTTCTAAAATACcttgaaaagcaaaatatattatttaatctTTTCTGTCCAAGCATGACCTCCTGCCATTTCTCATGCATACCATTGTCTTTATTTGGCTCTATCAATTGGGAACATACTGCACCATATGTCTATACATAAACAAATTGTGAAAATACTATCACATACTTTATTTTCTTATGATTTAACAGACATGAACATGATTTATTGCTTTTACATGTGTGTGACTGTCATATCTGTTGTGGATGAGCCCTTATTCTGCTATCTGTGTAACCATATTTAAAAGCCTTTCTTAAGATGAGCTTCCTTTAGGAAATAGCGGTTTTCCTTACTGCTCCCTGAGCCTTTGAGGTTTTTCTAATCTCTGTTTGCCATCAAAAGCAAAGGGTatagacattttaaaagtatttagggATTAGAAAgacaaatgcaatattttgcagGGTATTAGTGGCACGCTTAGGACTGACTGGCAAAGGAGTCTATTTTAATCTTCAGGATCCCAAATGTTAGGATAATGCATTACAACAAATAGGTGGCACAgctaatttgttttattgagtATAAGAAGCTTTAGGCTATTCTAAACGTATTCAGTGCCAGAGGGTCTTGTACATTGTTCCTGGACCTCCTAGTGGGGGAATCACCTTGTTATTTGTTACAGGGGCCATCATGTTGATACAGCTATTTCAAAAGCATGTCCAAATGTGGAGAATCGATTGGTGTGGGCTATCAAGCCTGCCTGAACTGAGCTTGATCTAGTTTCATGTAGCTGCTCTGTACCATCTAGATATTTCCTtacatttctgtttcttttatgttaactctgctgtacagcattttgtaatattatgTGAACAGCAATAACAGGAGATCTTCTACTCTGCCTACTTTACAAGGTATTGGTTTCCTTTTAGGATGCTGGAAGTATATAATCAAGTGGGAAAACTCGTTTATACAAAAcctcaaaagaaaacatttacttttatgatttttatacaCTTGTTTAGAGCAGTAACACATAcgttatttaaaatacacatgcCTGTAATTAGGGAGATGGAAGCCCAGCATCCTGTGTGTGCTGTTCTCACCCTTACTACATATTTTGACATCTTGAAACACTGAGAACAGAATATTCTCAGAGACATGTTCATGAAGCAGCTTAATTATTGAGAGCACTGTTTATAAACTATGTTAAATTAAATTTAGGGATCACAATGAAATTAACCAATACCTAGAGAGTAATTCTAAATACTACATATCCAGTCATAGGCAAATGCTTGcaattgtcaataaaaatatcCTAAAACCTGAAGCAGGGCTGCTGTCTTGTGTACCTTTAGTAAATAACACCCTGTATATGCTTAGCTAGTTACATTTGTGTGCACTTTTATACCTTAATAAGAGTAAAGTGGTATAAACATCACTGAagtttctaaacatttttaactAGAAGTTAATTGAAAAAGCAAGGCAAAAcataacattacaaaatgtaaccTTACAAAATGTACAACACGCTGGACTAAGCTTTTGTTCAtgctgacttaaaaaaaaactactaaataaATGACATGTTTAGGGAAACAGCTGAGGGTTGAAGGTACATCCTTACCCTCCAGGTTAATTCATAGAAAGGCACAGAGTAAGAGAGATAAAGCTTTACCACCTCAGAGTTTCACCCTATTCACTCCTACATCTTAAGGAAGAAATGAGAGACAACATGAAAAGAGGATGCTAAATATCTTtgtattattaaagaaaagaaaaaaattcctttctgaatAGACTGCCTAACACACTGAAGACCATCTGTGAAACTCTGTTCAGATATAAATAATTAAGAAGCACAAAGAAAATTCAAAATTGCTACAACAACTAGAAtgcaatgtgtaaatatattaaagaaattgaaaaaagtgatataaaatctaatacatgataaaataaagcaaatcctGGCATGTTGCTGCACAACACtgcttttatatttgtgtttatcaGTGAATCCCTAAATTTAAATAAAGCCAAAACTAGTTGCATGAAAACACATTCAATACAAGaaaaaattatctttagaaaagtgtattaattattattttaactcccttgcataaaaaaaaaccaataacTTCACAAACTTAGATGCACTTACTAAAGATGCTGTTTTTCTCCAGCGTTCCATTTATTTTCCCATTTGGATGGATCTGAAGGTGATACTTGGTGGCGCAATAAAGTTTGCGGTGTCGCGGTGCACCGCCAAGATGTTCGTACACACCACCACGACCCCCAGCATCTCTTCTTAGCCTGGGATCACACAATTTTCCTCTGGCACAAGGTACTCTGACAGTACTGGACAAAGCCTTCGCCCAGGATACCTGTCGACCAAGATCACAAATACCCAGCAGCAAAATCCAAATTATAACCATTGTGGCATGGCCGAAATGCTGTTGGCTGGAAGGCTGAATGCAAATGTCACAAGGGGTCCCATTAAAGAAGTCTTGTTAGCAGCTCTCTAAGTGGCAAGTCACACTGCTCTGATGCATGGATTGCTAATAGCGTTATCTGACCTTTATCTGTCTTGTCTTGATCCTCTAAATAAATAGGTGTCAACGGTGGTCACAGGTTCATGGATTATTTGCAGCACTCAGAGTGTCAGCATCTCCCAATGTGCAAGAATGAGATCCCTTCTGAATTTTATGAGTTTTCGAGAAATAGTGGTGCTCAACAGCACTGAAATAAAAAGCCCCCCCTCCCCTTGCAACAATAGACAGATCCCCGACCAATTGATACAAAGGAGGCAGGCAAGGTATCATTCTTGTGTGAACTAAGTGCAGGCTGGATAAAATTACACAGCACTGCTTACAGTGGCtcagtgcaaagaaaaaaaaaaagaatgaaaagccACATCACAAAGAATCAGCAGCCCATCAGAGGATAGGGTTTGTGCCCAGCTCTGCCTTTTCAAAGATCCAAAAAGAACAATTATGCGTATGAAAATTATACATTAGGGATTTTAAGAGAATGGTCCCTGGGGTCTGTTCGTCCTTCTATCAATCCCCAGATCACAATATGTGACAACTAAGGATGACTGATGCTGGAAAGAAACAACTTTGGGAAGTCACTCTtgaaaatgcacttttaaaagGCGCATATAAAAAGGAGGCAGCCCTGGGTTGTTGGAGAAGCTGTCTTTCCTTTTCAACACAAATTGAAaggcaatttatttaaattataaagaaacttttcttttagGTCAATTTGTTAGTATCACTGGGACATAATGGGCTTTCACTGGATAACAACAAAGACAGTGTAAATTCATTAGCCTAAAAAAGAACTGGTTGAGTGAGGTAtattcagcaaaaatatttataccGTATTTCTTAAACTTTGCAGCATAAATCACATTTGATATAATTGTATTGCTATTGTTTGTAGAAAATTTTACCTAGTAAAACAATattctgaaataattttaaaatgataaaacatataaattcCTATAATGGCAATATTACAAGTAAGCAACAAATATAAGGTAGTAGAAATTGGATATTTGCCTGACTTGGCTTTgtggaaaaatgttttgggaaGACATTTTTGAACTgtactaaatgttttttctttgacaaaACTGATAAGGAAACAggatttgtttagttttttactACTAATAAGGTACAGTGGGGTGTATATATGTGTACTGGTGGATTGTACTGGTTTATGCACCTACCCTGTAGTTGGTTCCACCTATTCTAAAGCAACTCTGTTAGTtgcttaaaaatattgaaatgccaTTCCTATGCATTAAAAGAGCTATGATTTTAACTTCCCATGTTGCCAATGTCTATAAACACACTATAGCAGGgatttgtcatttacattttcCAAAAGGCAACCCAAAccattttcttagttttggattgAGCAGAGAAAAGATTAGAACCACTGTCAGGTTTTCACTGCTTAAGGAATTTACTATTACATTACATGTAAACACTTTTCTTTAGCAAAACAGGGAAATGCTATCGGCTTGTGCccctgttgaattttttttttttcattttctcagttgTTCAATCAAAACAGATGTCAAAAAGACAGGAAGGGAGTAGGAATCCTTCTAACAGATCTCCCAGATAGAAATAAATGTCCAAGTGTAGTTCTAATgctttcccactctatccaatgtaaaaatataaaaatattactttcttgACATCCCCTTTAATCCTGCTTTGAAGAATGGCCAACAATTGAGTTAATATTTGCAGGTGCTGCAGCAGTTCAGTATTACAAGATAAGGTTCAGCAATTAAGTGCAATTCAGGGGTTAACAAAGAAGGAATATTGATCATGTCTGAATATTAAAAGTGCATACTTTGTATTTGTATCCATCTAGACTCAGCTCATTCCTATTGTGTGTAGAAAGAGATCAATACTTGTATTGCATTAAGGCATCAAAATACAGATTGGTTTGAGGATTGTGATATCTTCATTGTGGCATTTAATTGTAGTGCACAGTCATTAGATTCTAAGCTTTTCTAGGTGTAATGATTCCTCACCAATCTCAAATCTCacaaatatactttgtatattttaataaaattttgtgtcAATTGTCCCATTgtggttttttttgggggggggggggaatatgtACTGTATCTAAATATTGCAATGACTTTGTACTGAGCACATTCTTTCTGAGAACAATGTTTGGCTGCATTACATACTATCTGACTTTAGTGTGATTCCTAAAGAGTAATCAAGAAATAGCTAGTtatggagatttaaaaaaaaactctagtaaTCAAAACCATGATGTATTTTTGATGTCATGATTgtatttctgtttcattttttgatAATCTTGGCTGGGATTTGTGGGATTTACATCATATAATTTAAATGGTTTGCCCTTCTGGGTTTTACAACAAGTTGATCCATTTAACCTTAGACAACATTTTGTTCCTGCATTGTGGCCTTTCTTATAGTGTGATTTTAATGAACCGTACTTCTAATCAGGTCATTGACCTTGAACATCGTGTCATTTTCAGCTTGTCATTATGTGAAAGGCGAAGTTGCTATAGAGCAATAAAGGCTACaagattattttttagtttacaataatggcagaaaaaaaaagcaaattgattGCCACATAACCgaatacacaacaaaaaaagcagaTCAAAAAATAACTCGTTAGAGAatgtttaacttgttttttaagCAGATTGCTTCATTAGGTTTCACTCATTTGCAGACATAAAATGCTAATAGGGGATTTAATTGTTTGTGTCAGTGCCATCAAATATAGtctacaaaccaaaaaaaaggcTATACAAGTTGCCAAGTAATCCCCAACtggttaaactttttttcagtatttatttaaatgatatttgtttACAGTGCCTTCAcgtaaaaaaaacttaacaaaatagcaaaaaagcTATATGAAATAAGTACTTAAGGCTGCAacatatatttatcaataaaaaaagggCAGACAGGTTGACCCCATAtcttttatctataaaaaataggCAATTAACCTGTTTCAGACATTCAAAAAGACCAATCCTTGATGCCTGAATTGTAGTTGTATCAGTCAAAAAACTGGTATTATTTGATATGTAcatagaaaaagtttaaaaaataaaataatgatgaagTATTGTCAAACATGGACAAACTGCATTTCCAAATAGGAGTAACTGATCAGGCAATAGGCACATTTACAACTTTGCACACCCCCAGaacaagctatatatatatatatatatatatataatgacgcTGAATTTTGTAGAAAGATTGGACTGGACCCATGGGAAATAAAAATAGGTGATGTAGTTAGGTCATCCGTCATTCTGTTTCTCATAACTGGACAGGTTAATGTTTGGAGAAACCAAAATAATAGGCAACAATGCCTATTGCTATCTGttaaacattgtattatttttataatcatATTGGCAGCCATTGCATGAGTACCATTAGGTCTGATGATGATTCTACACAGTCATATAGTTATAATGATTAAggattataaatacatttcattggaGTGAGTTCTCTTTTTAATCACTATATTTCCAAGCAAACTACTAAAAATCAAGATAATTTCAATAATGCATGGATAAAGTCAATGGCATTCTTTGGCCTGAGCAATCACCAGATCTAATCATTATTGTGCTGTTATTGTGGGATGTTCTGAAGCACAAATCCCACTACACACAAATCAGGACTTGTATGACAGCATTCCAAGAAAGGCTGAGGCTGTTGTAAAGGCGGAagctttccttcttcttcttagcccattgaaataaatatattgataggTGGGGGGTTTTTTCTCCATCAGTGAATATCAGATAACACAGCACAGAATTACCATCGGATGAATTCATGATGAttcatcatttgttttttgggtggtaatgtataaatatagagCTTTATGTATTAATGTGTCCTTACTTGGACATGAAGTCACGTACGTATCTATAAAATgaattcaactttaaaaagaCCAGATTTATCATGAGCACCAGCCCTCTTTATTTTCACGTACACATACTTTTACATATACCTGTCACAGACTGCCACAATGTGATAATCGGGGATATTTACATTACAGAGCTTTTGCATTTATTCTCTTTTCAATTTCGCAAAGAGGGCTAGACCCTCTTTTTTGCCAGTTTAGTCAGTTTCACCAATTAAATTAGGCTGAAACCTCAAAAGACTTTCCAAGAATGAACTATGGAAACTGCTATTGCGAAAGCAATCAAAGAGTCAGAGTTCACATGAAGTGTGATAGTTTCTACCATGTAAACTTTCACACTCTCTCACATTGTGCAGTATCCAAGGTCATGCAGTTAACAGAAACTATGCCAACACCTAAACACACATATTGTGTCCAGAAGCATAGCCTTGCAGTGTTTTAAAATCCTGCTTTTATGTGATCAATCTTTTTTGCCCACCACTTAGACCTGCCTAAGATAAGAACCTGCTTCCCAGGGGCAAGGTATCAGGGCACAGCAGGAGATACTTAGAGCCAAGGGTCTAAGGGCCATTCCACTGAAAACAGGATGTACATTATCTTTAGAAAAGATAACCTGGCACACTGGCATTTTTCAGTGGCTGCATagctatattttttaacaaaacacagCTAAACTTTAACTcccaaaacattatatatttaccaaTAGATATTTTCCTCTAATAAATAAGGTAAACTTTAGTTATAtctgtaatacagaaaaaaataaatgatgaaacaACAGCATGcaatcattttttcatatttactaaACTTTACTAAAAACTTGGAATACATAGTGGATTACAACAAATTActgcaattaaataaacataACCAGGTTCAATTGGTCTGACAAATATTACTTCTGCAACCAGTTACAATACTTATGgtaacaaaatttaaaacaaatgtacactGCAAATAATGTGCTTTCTGCATTGCACTTTGTTTCTCTTGAAGAGTTCACATCCAGTCTCTGGCAGCTTTATTTGGAACCACATCTTCAAATGCTAATGTTAGCACACACTGCCTCTAATGCTCCTTTGAAAGCAAAGGTAGCACTGACTTATCTCTTTGAAGTGTAGACACTACAAGGAAGTGTCGTATATAGATAGAGGATGATACTGAGCCAACAATCAAACTAGCTACCAAGTAATGGGACATAGTATGCTGTTGACAGAAACAGCATGGAACCATAGAAAAAGTCACTGATCCACATTTTGTGACTTCTTTCTCAAGCTGTAATTCTGTGttgatatttgtaataattaCTGACTGAAGCATGGTACATTGGAAATGTTCACTGTGCTTTTGGTGGCCTTTTTGTAAACAATTGTATTGGTTAGGCTAAGGATTTTTTGTATTTAGGTATGAATTTCAATTGGAACATATAGAGCAGGGAAAAGAGACTGTGCATACCCTGAAACTGTACTTATAGCAAAAATAATACAACCATATAGCTGGCATAGTGTATGTAAGTTGCAAATGTATCCCACAGGtatttttattcaaaactttGAAAGACTGCAAGCAACATGTAGCATCTGGTGCTGGCAAACATTAGTATAAAAggtatatgtttgtatatattttaaagtgcaccAATTGCTAACATCTAAAATTTGACTGACTTACTGAGATTTATTAGCAAAGTGTAACACGACAAagcattaatgtatttatttattaaaacaaaaaaaacaaccgaggcctgctaaaaaaaaaagttacccatGGCCCAAAGTATTTTCAGCAGGTTTCAGAGGTTGCAAATTTAAATGTAGACATAATTGATGAATATACGATTCTGAATCTTTTGCCTtacatatatgtctttttttggtGGAATAATTTCAGTAAGTTTTATAGTAATGATAACagctaatattttattacagcttcagataaaaaagtatcataaaaaaggaaaagcactGGTACATAACATCTCATTTGTGAACTTGAAGAGACCTTACAAATTATTCTGGTAAAATCCCGTAACTAGGTCTcatatttaat
The genomic region above belongs to Pyxicephalus adspersus chromosome 9, UCB_Pads_2.0, whole genome shotgun sequence and contains:
- the FGF3 gene encoding fibroblast growth factor 3: MVIIWILLLGICDLGRQVSWAKALSSTVRVPCARGKLCDPRLRRDAGGRGGVYEHLGGAPRHRKLYCATKYHLQIHPNGKINGTLEKNSIFSILEITAVDVGIVAIKGLFSGRYLAMNKRGRLYASESYNAECEFVERIHELGYNTYASRLHRTVPNGAGTKRKASAERLWYLSINGKGRPRRGFKTRRTQKSSLFLPRVLDNKDHDAVRLFHTNTKYKESIQKQQKNSGRQKRGH